In one Chitinophaga sancti genomic region, the following are encoded:
- a CDS encoding threonine aldolase family protein, which produces MMIIDFRSDTFTRPTPAMLDAMYAAATGDDVYGEDPSVNTLEAMMAAYFGKEAALFCPTGTMSNQVAIKVHTQPGDEVIHSNLAHIYIYEGGGIAATSGAQSRPLEGDRGMFTATDVLAAINPDDVHKAATSLVCLENTMNRGGGCCYDIEEIVKIKEVCLQNNLKLHLDGARLFNALVATGEKPATYGELFDSLSVCLNKGMGCPMGSVLIGSAEFIRKARRVRKRLGGGMRQAGFMAATGIYAMEHHIDRLAQDHLHAKDIAQTLLEKTFVGHMLPVETNIVSFEVRGDEWTSRYFCDYLKNEGILASPVTDSMVRMVTHLDITPAMVAKTCAVIAEME; this is translated from the coding sequence ATGATGATAATTGACTTCAGGAGTGACACTTTTACCCGCCCAACGCCCGCCATGCTTGATGCTATGTACGCTGCAGCCACTGGAGATGATGTATACGGTGAAGACCCTTCAGTAAATACTCTGGAAGCCATGATGGCAGCCTATTTCGGAAAAGAAGCTGCCCTGTTCTGCCCCACCGGCACGATGAGTAACCAGGTCGCCATCAAGGTTCACACGCAACCCGGCGACGAAGTGATTCACAGCAACTTAGCACACATTTATATCTACGAAGGCGGTGGTATCGCAGCCACCTCCGGCGCACAAAGCCGCCCCCTGGAAGGTGACAGAGGCATGTTCACTGCCACCGACGTATTGGCAGCCATCAACCCTGACGACGTTCATAAAGCCGCTACCAGCCTTGTTTGCCTCGAAAATACCATGAACCGTGGCGGCGGATGCTGCTATGACATTGAAGAAATTGTTAAAATAAAAGAAGTTTGTCTCCAAAATAATTTAAAACTCCACCTGGACGGCGCCCGGCTCTTCAATGCCCTCGTCGCTACCGGGGAAAAGCCTGCCACCTATGGGGAATTATTTGACAGCCTGTCAGTATGCCTGAACAAAGGAATGGGTTGCCCCATGGGTTCAGTCCTGATAGGCAGCGCCGAATTTATCCGCAAAGCCCGCCGTGTCCGCAAAAGACTAGGTGGTGGTATGCGCCAGGCCGGCTTCATGGCAGCCACCGGCATTTATGCCATGGAACACCATATTGACAGGCTGGCCCAGGATCACCTCCACGCCAAAGACATTGCCCAGACCCTGCTCGAAAAAACCTTCGTAGGCCATATGCTGCCGGTTGAAACCAACATTGTCAGCTTTGAGGTAAGAGGTGATGAATGGACCTCCCGCTATTTTTGTGACTACCTGAAAAATGAGGGAATTCTTGCCAGTCCTGTAACTGACAGCATGGTCCGGATGGTCACCCACCTGGATATTACCCCCGCCATGGTAGCAAAAACCTGCGCCGTTATAGCCGAAATGGAATAA